In uncultured Bacteroides sp., the DNA window CCTCCTGCTGTATTTGCTCCAATAAGGCAAAAGCCTTTTCCTCCAACAGCGGATTATCTGCCAATCTCGAATTCTGAAAATCGGACAGACAAACCTTTAGCCGTTCATCAAGAGGCAAATCCATATTGTGATATTGCATATTATATCGATTCCAGGCTAACGAGTTATTAGGATAATAGCGCCAAAAACCTTTTCCAAAAAGAAATTCTTTGGAGCAAACAGATGGATTCTTCTTCAGAAAAAGCAAAAAATGATTCTCAATTTTACTTAGTACCAAATCTATATTATCAACATCAAGAGAGAAAGTAATCCTTATATGCTCCCCCCTCTCCTCCGAAAGATAAATCAAACAACAATTAAATAAGTTTTTGTTATTATGATAAAAAGAAGCAATCTCTAACAATAAATCAGTCCAACTTTTTCTCGAGTAAAAAATTGATAAACAACACCATGCTCTTTTATCTCTTATTATATGATATATCGATTTCATATTATGCTAAAATTATTTTATGACTATAATCAAAGTTCTTACAGACAGAGCCCACCCCAAAACCTTCAGGATTTATAGCTAGACTATTACGGACAGAATATTTTATCCTAAAGAAATTTAAAGCCTCTGTCATCACCATTATTATTTCAACAATAAGGTCAGCATCAGTAATCTTATAATATTGCCGGTCACAATGATATAACCCTTCCTGGTTTTTATAAAATAAAAGGCTCTTGCCTTTTATACTCAGCAAAATTTCATTCCCTATATTATTCCATAAGCCCTCTTCCCATTTTTTTCTTATCGCAATCCGAAATCTCTCATCTAGACATCTCTTTATGCCATAAGGCGCATTGACTAAATTACAATTCATAGATACATTATCTTGTATTGTTCCCATTCCAAAATTACCATCAGCATACAATATTAATACTTCTGTAAGACAAGGATTTACATAATTCATATATATATCCTGATATTTTTTAAACATTTCCTCTTGAGAGATTCTATCTTCATTCGAATGCACTATTGCATTATAAAACTCACTTTGAAGAAATATACACTGTTTAAGCCCTCTATCTAGCAACCTACCAAATAAGTCTACATCTTCGAAGCCATAACCAACAAAAGCTTCATTATACCCTCTTATCGCAACAAAATCTAATTTATTCAAACAAACTCTTCCAACAACATCACGTTTGGCTAGGGAACTAACATAAAATATAGTCTTTTTATTCTGGAATTCTTTCAGAATAAACTCGGCAAAACCCTTACCTAAATAATTATCTGCATCCAAATTACAAACTATATTCCCACTGGCCAACCTAAACGCCATATTCCTACTATGACTTCGTAGATAGTGAACCGGTTCAGTAGTTCTATAATAAACTAAAATACCCATCTCAATATATTTCATCATAGATTGAAATACCCACTCTTCCAAACCGTCCTGCGAATTATAATCCAATATAACAAACTCGATTTCATTTACAAAAAAATTATCAAGAATATTCTTTTCCAAGGTCTTTTGTAAATGTTCTAATCTATTCATACAAGTTATGCAAAAAGAAATTCGTTTCATACTAAATTATAATTGCTATTAAAAGAAACTTTTTAAATTATTAATAAATTTCAGTAAATTCAGCCAAAATAAAAGAACGAGCACGCAAAGTCTGCAAAGAATAGCTCTTACCATAATACAAAGCTATCATACGCAAACAGGCCGATCCGCAATCTATGATATCTAATTGGTGACAATATGGGAAAGATAATCGCATAGTTTTTTTTTATAAAATTATCTTTTCTACTTCTTTCAAGCACGGACCTGAGCACATCAGATGCTCATAACTTTGTTAATCCCTCCCAACATCCTCTGCGCTATAAAACTGATACTTCTTCAACGTTCTTCTTCCTACATATTACCATAATGTAGTAATAATATATTTGTTCCAAATATCCTGTCATAATAAGGAATTAATTGAAAATGCAGAGATGTTTTGTCGGTCACAATCTACATTCTCCC includes these proteins:
- a CDS encoding glycosyltransferase family A protein — translated: MKRISFCITCMNRLEHLQKTLEKNILDNFFVNEIEFVILDYNSQDGLEEWVFQSMMKYIEMGILVYYRTTEPVHYLRSHSRNMAFRLASGNIVCNLDADNYLGKGFAEFILKEFQNKKTIFYVSSLAKRDVVGRVCLNKLDFVAIRGYNEAFVGYGFEDVDLFGRLLDRGLKQCIFLQSEFYNAIVHSNEDRISQEEMFKKYQDIYMNYVNPCLTEVLILYADGNFGMGTIQDNVSMNCNLVNAPYGIKRCLDERFRIAIRKKWEEGLWNNIGNEILLSIKGKSLLFYKNQEGLYHCDRQYYKITDADLIVEIIMVMTEALNFFRIKYSVRNSLAINPEGFGVGSVCKNFDYSHKIILA